GCGTGGACGACCTGGCCCGCGACGACACCGAGGTGTCGGAGTACGTCCAGTCGCTGGAGCAGGCCCGCGACGCGGCCGACCTGCCGGAGGCCACCGGCGAGGCGATCGCCAAGGAGTTCGAGCGGTACCTCCGCCGGCGCCCGGAGCGGGGCGGCGGGGAGCAGGACAGACCCTAGGGTCAGGCTCCCGCGCTTTCTCCGCTCCGTCGTTCGCGCATCGCCCGCATCTTGTGCCGGGCACCGCAGGTGCGCATGCTGCACCACACCCCCTTGTTGCCCGGGGACCGGTCGTAGAAGACCCATCTGCAGTCCGGTGAGGCGCAGACCTTGAGCCGGTCGCGCCGGCCGGCCAGCTCCTCGACCGCGAGCGACGCCAGCAGGTCACCGGCGAACTCCCCGAGTGCGGACCCGTCCGCCGGCGGTAACCGCAGCGTGCCGTCCCGGTTCCACCGCGGCGGCCGCAGCGACCGCTCGGCGTGGGCGTTCAGGACGTCGTGCACGTGGGCGGCGTTCGAGCCCTCGAGGTGGTCCCGGATCGCCTCCCGCAGCTCGAGGAGTCCGGGCAGGCCGTCGTCGTCGAGCTCCGCCG
This Actinopolymorpha sp. NPDC004070 DNA region includes the following protein-coding sequences:
- a CDS encoding CGNR zinc finger domain-containing protein; this encodes MPYDRPAAPEPLARVEEFCNSARFLYDEDAWADLPDAREWLVAHAGAAAAAELDDDGLPGLLELREAIRDHLEGSNAAHVHDVLNAHAERSLRPPRWNRDGTLRLPPADGSALGEFAGDLLASLAVEELAGRRDRLKVCASPDCRWVFYDRSPGNKGVWCSMRTCGARHKMRAMRERRSGESAGA